One window of Gloeothece citriformis PCC 7424 genomic DNA carries:
- a CDS encoding GNAT family N-acetyltransferase yields MKILLRQAKDDELNFLDALYTENMKESVERVYPWNPNLFRQNFVAADYQVIEIEKVIIGFIKVVREEKEIYLGEIQVRRVYQNQGIGTQLINSLKEEAQDSGKNIRLRVLQKNSAYNLYKKLGFEVVEESQTHKIMKWIPPSI; encoded by the coding sequence ATGAAAATTTTGCTTCGTCAAGCTAAAGATGATGAATTAAATTTTCTGGACGCTCTTTATACTGAAAATATGAAAGAATCTGTAGAAAGAGTTTATCCTTGGAATCCTAATTTATTTCGTCAAAATTTTGTTGCTGCCGATTACCAAGTGATTGAAATAGAAAAAGTAATCATCGGATTTATTAAAGTAGTCCGAGAAGAAAAAGAAATATATTTAGGAGAAATCCAAGTTAGAAGAGTTTATCAAAATCAGGGAATAGGAACACAATTAATTAACTCTTTAAAAGAAGAAGCTCAAGATTCTGGAAAAAATATTAGGCTTAGAGTTCTTCAAAAAAATTCAGCCTATAATTTATACAAAAAACTTGGCTTTGAAGTAGTTGAAGAGTCCCAAACTCATAAAATCATGAAATGGATTCCTCCTTCGATCTAA
- a CDS encoding SRPBCC family protein gives MSNWLEHTVQVEVDAPIDLVWSLWSDIEQMPRWMKWIDSVTILEDNPELSRWKLASGGLEFTWLSRVFKVVPHQIIQWESVDGLPNRGAIRFYDRHNSSVVKLTVAYSIPGWLGRLMDNLFLGRVVESTIQADLERFKQYTMKIQNQV, from the coding sequence ATGAGTAATTGGTTAGAACATACCGTACAAGTTGAAGTAGATGCGCCGATTGATTTAGTCTGGAGTTTATGGTCTGATATAGAACAGATGCCCCGTTGGATGAAGTGGATTGACTCTGTTACTATCTTAGAAGATAATCCAGAATTATCTCGTTGGAAATTGGCTAGCGGAGGTCTTGAATTTACTTGGTTATCCCGTGTCTTTAAAGTTGTTCCTCATCAGATTATTCAATGGGAATCTGTTGATGGGTTGCCCAATCGAGGAGCAATTCGCTTTTACGATCGTCATAATAGTAGTGTTGTTAAATTAACGGTAGCTTATTCTATTCCGGGATGGTTAGGTCGGTTAATGGATAATCTATTTTTAGGTCGTGTTGTTGAATCAACTATACAGGCAGATTTAGAACGGTTTAAACAATATACTATGAAGATTCAAAATCAAGTTTAA
- the zds gene encoding 9,9'-di-cis-zeta-carotene desaturase — MRVAIVGAGLAGMATAIDLVDAGCEVEIFESRPFVGGKVGSWIDSEGNHIEMGLHVFFGCYYNLFELMKKVGAIENLRLKEHTHTFINEGGRVGELDFRFITGAPFNGLKAFFTTSQLSTVDKIANSLALGTSPLVRGLIDFEGAMKTIRNLDSISFADWFRKQGGNEGSLKRMWNPIAYALGFIDTEHISARCMLTIFQFFAAKTEASVLRMLEGSPDEYLHKPIINYLEQRGTKIYTRRQVREIFYQEEGQQTRVTGIKVANGEQEETITADAYVCACDVPGIQRLLPQGWRKWSLFDNIYKLEAVPVATVQLRFDGWVTELQDPQQRKQLEKAVGIDNLLYTADADFSCFADLALTSPGDYYKSGQGSLLQLVLTPGDPFIKQNNEAIAHHVLKQVHALFPSSRELNMTWYSVVKLAQSLYREAPGMDRYRPSQQTPIDNFFLAGSYTQQDYIDSMEGATLSGRQAAKVILENAEQLKVNPQACIN; from the coding sequence ATGCGAGTTGCGATCGTCGGTGCAGGATTAGCAGGAATGGCAACAGCTATAGATTTAGTTGATGCCGGCTGTGAAGTGGAAATTTTTGAATCTCGTCCCTTTGTCGGGGGCAAGGTGGGCAGTTGGATAGACTCAGAGGGCAATCACATTGAGATGGGGCTGCACGTCTTTTTTGGTTGCTACTATAATTTATTTGAATTGATGAAAAAAGTAGGGGCAATTGAAAATCTACGTCTCAAAGAACATACCCATACTTTTATTAATGAAGGGGGAAGAGTTGGAGAATTAGATTTTCGCTTCATCACAGGTGCGCCTTTTAATGGGTTAAAAGCATTTTTTACGACCTCCCAATTGTCAACCGTTGATAAAATAGCGAATTCTCTTGCCCTAGGAACTAGCCCCTTAGTTCGAGGGTTAATAGACTTTGAAGGGGCAATGAAAACAATTCGTAATCTCGACTCCATTAGTTTTGCAGATTGGTTTCGCAAACAAGGAGGTAATGAGGGCAGTTTAAAGAGAATGTGGAATCCGATCGCTTATGCTTTAGGATTTATAGATACCGAACACATTTCCGCCCGTTGTATGTTAACGATTTTCCAATTTTTTGCCGCTAAAACGGAAGCGTCTGTATTGCGGATGTTAGAAGGTTCTCCTGATGAATATTTACATAAACCTATTATTAATTATTTAGAACAACGGGGAACAAAAATTTATACCCGACGACAAGTTAGAGAAATTTTCTATCAAGAAGAAGGACAACAAACACGAGTAACAGGGATCAAAGTTGCCAACGGGGAACAAGAAGAAACCATTACAGCAGATGCTTATGTTTGTGCCTGTGATGTCCCCGGAATTCAACGTTTACTCCCTCAAGGTTGGCGTAAATGGTCTCTATTTGACAATATTTATAAATTAGAGGCTGTTCCCGTAGCAACGGTACAATTAAGGTTTGATGGTTGGGTAACAGAATTACAAGATCCCCAACAACGTAAACAGTTAGAAAAAGCAGTCGGGATCGATAATTTATTGTATACGGCGGATGCTGATTTTTCTTGTTTTGCCGATCTCGCCTTAACCAGTCCCGGAGATTATTATAAATCTGGACAGGGATCTTTATTACAATTAGTATTAACCCCCGGCGATCCGTTTATTAAACAAAATAATGAAGCGATCGCCCATCATGTTTTAAAACAAGTTCATGCCCTTTTCCCTTCTTCACGGGAACTTAATATGACTTGGTATAGTGTCGTTAAATTAGCCCAATCTTTGTATCGAGAAGCACCGGGAATGGATCGTTATCGTCCCTCCCAACAGACTCCTATTGACAATTTCTTTTTAGCGGGGAGCTATACCCAACAAGATTATATTGATAGTATGGAGGGAGCAACTCTTTCAGGCCGACAAGCAGCGAAAGTTATTTTAGAAAACGCTGAACAGTTAAAAGTTAATCCCCAAGCTTGTATTAATTAG
- a CDS encoding class I SAM-dependent methyltransferase produces the protein MANQTLGLDPQLSKYIQSISLREAELLRQLRQETANHPMARMQIAPEQGQFLGLLIQLMGAKKTLELGVFTGYSTLVVALALPEEGKIVACDLNEEYTAIARHYWEKAGVTQKIDLRIAPALETLEQLLEQGEEESFDFAFIDADKSNYDNYYEQTLKLVRPGGLIAIDNVLWGGRVADRTVQDNRTKAIRALNEKLHQDPRINLSLIPIADGLTLAIKLK, from the coding sequence ATGGCTAATCAAACCCTTGGACTTGATCCCCAATTATCTAAATATATCCAGTCAATTTCTTTGAGAGAAGCCGAGCTTTTAAGGCAACTGCGCCAAGAAACCGCTAATCATCCCATGGCCAGAATGCAAATTGCTCCTGAACAAGGCCAATTTTTAGGGCTATTAATTCAATTAATGGGAGCGAAAAAAACCTTAGAACTGGGAGTATTTACGGGTTATAGTACCTTAGTCGTCGCTTTAGCCCTTCCTGAAGAGGGTAAAATTGTTGCTTGTGATCTCAATGAAGAGTATACCGCGATCGCTCGTCACTATTGGGAAAAAGCAGGAGTCACCCAAAAAATAGACCTTCGTATTGCTCCGGCGTTAGAGACTTTAGAGCAACTCCTCGAACAAGGAGAAGAGGAAAGTTTTGATTTTGCCTTTATTGATGCCGATAAAAGTAATTACGATAATTATTATGAACAAACTTTAAAATTAGTCCGTCCGGGGGGATTAATTGCCATCGATAATGTTCTTTGGGGAGGACGAGTTGCCGATCGGACTGTTCAAGATAATCGAACTAAAGCGATTCGCGCCTTAAATGAAAAACTACACCAAGATCCTCGAATTAACCTCAGTTTGATTCCCATTGCCGATGGATTAACTCTAGCGATTAAACTCAAATAG
- a CDS encoding rhodanese-related sulfurtransferase has protein sequence MTLVVVTFYKFVPLEDYVDQQAPILAYCQQQGIKGTILLAQEGINGTIAGYRQGIEAILSFLRCDPRLADLEVKESVAESPPFERMKVKLKQEIVTFGQPEANPTQQVGTYVNPQDWNQLISDPDVVVIDTRNDYEVAIGTFKRAINPKTDSFREFPSYVDSCLDPKHHKKIAMFCTGGIRCEKASSYLISKGFEEVYHLKGGILKYLEEITPENSLWEGECFVFDERIAVKHNLELGSYDMCSSCGHPISDLDKQSSHYEEGICCPYCVDDLTPEKRMRQQEKQRQKKLTVNS, from the coding sequence ATGACCCTAGTTGTTGTTACATTTTACAAGTTCGTCCCCCTTGAGGACTATGTTGATCAACAAGCCCCTATTTTAGCTTACTGCCAACAACAAGGCATAAAAGGAACTATCCTACTGGCACAAGAAGGAATTAACGGCACGATCGCCGGCTATCGTCAGGGAATTGAGGCAATTTTGTCTTTTTTACGCTGTGATCCTCGGTTAGCGGATTTAGAGGTCAAAGAATCTGTGGCGGAGTCTCCTCCATTTGAGAGGATGAAAGTTAAACTCAAGCAAGAAATCGTCACTTTCGGTCAACCTGAAGCTAATCCGACTCAACAGGTTGGAACTTATGTTAATCCCCAAGACTGGAATCAATTAATTAGCGATCCTGATGTGGTGGTGATTGATACTCGTAATGATTATGAAGTGGCGATCGGCACGTTTAAACGGGCGATTAATCCCAAAACTGACTCTTTTCGAGAATTTCCCAGTTATGTTGATAGCTGCCTTGATCCCAAACACCATAAAAAAATTGCTATGTTTTGCACTGGGGGGATTCGGTGTGAAAAAGCGTCTTCTTATTTAATCAGTAAAGGCTTTGAGGAAGTTTATCATCTTAAAGGGGGGATTTTAAAGTATTTAGAAGAAATAACCCCAGAAAATAGTTTATGGGAAGGAGAATGTTTTGTTTTTGATGAACGCATAGCTGTCAAACACAATTTAGAACTGGGAAGTTATGATATGTGTTCCAGTTGTGGTCATCCTATTTCTGACCTTGATAAACAGTCTTCTCACTATGAAGAAGGGATTTGTTGTCCCTATTGTGTTGATGATCTCACTCCCGAAAAAAGAATGCGTCAACAAGAAAAACAGCGACAGAAGAAGTTAACAGTTAACAGTTAA
- a CDS encoding DUF3747 domain-containing protein — MKFTPLGRLATLATLALTSVLSINSTALGQQFDETELNQNEVIGVARPYGGNKYDLLVIQQIPGKRECWRETGSNPIVVEPLLLEYDFTGICNRATDSNGYSIRLDDQDYGLNYLLRIVERNGELVLVGTDRSDSSKEIVIARTGGMAPGFLKFQLEPGWEFSKRTYGEKVLGHFYFSGDSVEIAQGGQAPPTITANNPNSSVTFGDINRDIYRSEIQQAVALGFISGYKEDNTFRPEAPLTREQLVSMVMEALQTIPNVSMTSSSAKPAQLFSDVDSSRWSAGKIAWAQQNNIVSGYPDNTFRPTQPVTRAELMAVLRRAAEYAQAQKGLAAQLSMKQTPANFSDVSPDFWGYELIGQMSGYCRVASPLNETGNTFAPSQPAQRNYAAAATFRMRECVITQTPSATNSQPQ, encoded by the coding sequence ATGAAATTCACACCACTAGGACGATTAGCGACTTTAGCAACACTGGCTTTAACAAGTGTCTTAAGTATTAATTCTACCGCATTAGGTCAACAGTTTGATGAAACCGAACTGAATCAAAATGAGGTCATCGGTGTAGCTAGACCTTATGGAGGTAATAAATATGATTTATTAGTCATTCAACAGATTCCTGGTAAACGGGAATGTTGGAGAGAAACTGGTTCTAATCCTATAGTTGTTGAACCTCTATTACTCGAATATGATTTCACAGGAATTTGTAATCGAGCCACTGATAGTAATGGTTATTCGATTCGTTTAGATGATCAAGATTATGGATTGAATTATCTTTTGAGAATTGTTGAACGAAATGGAGAATTAGTATTAGTTGGTACTGATCGCAGCGATTCTTCTAAAGAAATCGTGATTGCTAGAACAGGAGGAATGGCTCCAGGATTTTTAAAATTTCAACTAGAACCGGGTTGGGAATTTTCTAAAAGAACTTATGGGGAAAAAGTCTTAGGACATTTTTATTTTAGTGGGGATAGTGTAGAAATTGCTCAGGGAGGACAAGCCCCACCTACCATAACAGCAAATAACCCCAATTCTTCAGTAACTTTTGGAGATATTAACCGAGATATTTACAGATCAGAAATACAACAGGCGGTAGCTTTAGGCTTTATTTCTGGATATAAAGAGGATAATACTTTCCGCCCGGAAGCGCCTTTAACCCGGGAACAATTAGTTTCAATGGTTATGGAAGCGCTGCAAACTATTCCTAATGTGAGCATGACTTCTTCATCCGCTAAACCGGCTCAACTGTTTAGTGATGTGGATAGCAGTCGCTGGAGTGCTGGAAAAATTGCCTGGGCACAGCAAAATAATATCGTCAGTGGTTATCCTGATAATACCTTTAGACCGACTCAACCCGTAACCAGAGCAGAATTAATGGCCGTGTTGCGTCGAGCAGCAGAATATGCCCAAGCTCAAAAGGGGTTAGCCGCCCAATTAAGTATGAAACAGACACCGGCTAATTTTTCTGATGTGTCTCCGGATTTTTGGGGTTATGAACTTATAGGACAAATGTCGGGTTATTGTCGGGTTGCATCTCCACTCAATGAAACGGGCAATACTTTCGCTCCCAGTCAGCCGGCACAGCGTAACTATGCGGCGGCGGCAACTTTCAGAATGCGTGAGTGTGTCATAACTCAAACTCCATCAGCTACCAATTCTCAACCCCAATAA
- a CDS encoding GatB/YqeY domain-containing protein, whose amino-acid sequence MTQLLQDKLSQSRLMKILKQNIKKVVSQHEINSSTRKGNKELDLLLETVIQTPFTSTKQLEQLGNIIGTRIVQLSQQKGKKNLDDGVIRELTPEEFTSPETLNSLAVSSPVQTEKPPAPSVQETITTPSKPEPVAQEEPQVEEEPTPEPVAEDEPEVEPQEPTPEPVAQEEPEEEEEEPTAEPVAEDEPEVEPQEPTPEPVAQEEPEEEEEEPTAEPVAEDEPEEVEEEPTAEPVAEDEPEEEEEEPTPEPVAEDEPQVEELPPPEVVAEDEPEVEPEELTPEPVAQEEPEEEEEEPTAEPVAEDEPEVEEEPTAEPVAQEEPQVQELPPPEVVSEDKPLETQKEPTPEPEPTSAENQTPVGLKERLGEDIKTAMKAKDKIRLETIRSIKKALLEKEVALRPSGQESLTPEQEIELLAQQAKQRRESIEQYKNGGREDLAEKEAMELAIIETYLPAQLSQEKLNEIIDQIIAEVGATSPKDMGRVMGVAMKQLKGQADGKQIQAMVKEKLESA is encoded by the coding sequence ATGACTCAACTTCTTCAAGATAAACTCAGTCAGTCAAGATTAATGAAGATTCTGAAACAGAACATTAAAAAGGTTGTCTCTCAACATGAAATTAATTCATCAACACGCAAAGGAAACAAAGAATTAGATTTATTATTGGAAACGGTCATACAAACTCCTTTTACCTCAACCAAACAATTAGAACAACTCGGCAATATTATTGGCACTCGAATTGTCCAATTATCTCAACAAAAAGGAAAGAAAAATTTAGATGACGGAGTTATTCGAGAACTTACCCCAGAAGAGTTTACTTCTCCTGAAACGTTAAACTCTTTAGCGGTTAGTTCGCCGGTTCAAACCGAAAAACCCCCCGCGCCTTCAGTTCAAGAAACTATCACAACTCCCTCAAAACCTGAACCGGTTGCACAGGAAGAACCTCAAGTAGAAGAAGAACCTACCCCTGAACCGGTTGCTGAGGATGAACCCGAAGTAGAACCCCAAGAACCTACCCCTGAACCTGTGGCACAAGAAGAACCTGAAGAGGAAGAGGAAGAACCTACTGCTGAACCGGTTGCCGAAGATGAACCCGAAGTAGAACCCCAAGAACCTACCCCTGAACCTGTGGCACAAGAAGAACCTGAAGAGGAAGAGGAAGAACCTACTGCTGAACCGGTTGCCGAAGATGAACCCGAAGAGGTAGAAGAAGAACCTACTGCTGAACCGGTTGCCGAAGATGAACCTGAAGAGGAAGAAGAAGAACCTACCCCTGAACCGGTTGCCGAAGATGAACCTCAAGTAGAGGAACTCCCTCCTCCTGAAGTCGTTGCTGAGGATGAACCCGAAGTAGAACCCGAAGAACTTACCCCTGAACCTGTGGCACAAGAAGAACCTGAAGAGGAAGAGGAAGAACCTACTGCTGAACCGGTTGCCGAAGATGAACCCGAAGTAGAAGAAGAACCTACTGCTGAACCTGTTGCACAGGAAGAACCACAAGTACAGGAACTTCCTCCTCCTGAAGTCGTTAGTGAGGATAAACCTTTAGAGACACAAAAAGAACCTACTCCAGAACCTGAACCGACATCAGCAGAAAATCAAACCCCTGTAGGACTCAAAGAACGTTTAGGGGAAGATATTAAAACAGCGATGAAAGCTAAAGATAAAATTCGCCTAGAAACCATTAGAAGTATTAAAAAAGCACTGCTAGAAAAAGAAGTAGCGCTGCGGCCTTCTGGACAAGAAAGCCTTACCCCTGAACAAGAAATCGAACTTTTAGCACAACAAGCCAAACAAAGACGAGAATCTATAGAACAGTATAAAAATGGAGGTCGAGAAGATTTAGCCGAAAAAGAAGCAATGGAACTTGCCATCATTGAAACCTATTTACCGGCGCAACTTTCCCAAGAAAAACTCAATGAAATTATTGATCAAATCATTGCAGAAGTTGGGGCAACCTCTCCTAAAGATATGGGTCGAGTGATGGGAGTGGCCATGAAACAACTCAAAGGTCAAGCAGACGGTAAACAAATTCAGGCAATGGTCAAAGAAAAACTAGAGTCAGCCTAA
- a CDS encoding DUF2237 family protein, translating into MTDSKNVLGDTLESCCTDPMTGYYRDGLCRTGGQDFGLHVICAVMTEEFLEFTKSKGNDLTTPVPAFRFPGLKPGDRWCLCAARWEEALLAGVAPPVVLSATHARALEVVSLNQLKEHAFNN; encoded by the coding sequence ATGACAGACTCAAAAAATGTACTCGGTGACACTCTAGAATCTTGTTGTACTGATCCGATGACCGGATATTATCGGGATGGACTTTGTCGTACTGGTGGGCAAGATTTTGGCTTGCACGTTATCTGTGCAGTGATGACAGAAGAATTTCTAGAGTTTACTAAATCTAAAGGTAATGATCTGACTACTCCTGTGCCGGCTTTTCGGTTTCCGGGTTTAAAACCGGGCGATCGCTGGTGTTTATGTGCGGCTCGTTGGGAAGAAGCGTTATTAGCGGGTGTTGCTCCTCCGGTGGTGCTTTCTGCTACTCATGCTCGCGCTCTTGAGGTGGTTTCTCTTAATCAGTTAAAAGAACACGCTTTCAATAATTAA
- a CDS encoding AAA family ATPase → MLEEIEIQNFRCFEETKISGFERVNLIGGKNNSGKTALLEALYLFNAPLPQGILFLMQLRKESLSFSKAFPEKTWDNLFFRGRKDKDLEISSKVTTEIKKKLLFKLEYKVIIL, encoded by the coding sequence ATGTTAGAAGAAATAGAAATTCAGAATTTTAGATGTTTTGAGGAGACTAAAATTTCTGGGTTTGAACGGGTTAATTTAATTGGGGGTAAGAATAATTCTGGTAAAACCGCTTTATTAGAGGCTTTGTATTTGTTTAATGCGCCTCTGCCTCAAGGGATTTTATTTTTAATGCAGCTTAGGAAAGAGTCTTTAAGTTTTAGTAAGGCTTTTCCTGAGAAAACTTGGGATAATTTATTTTTTAGGGGAAGGAAAGATAAAGACTTAGAGATAAGTTCTAAAGTTACTACAGAAATAAAAAAAAAGTTATTATTCAAATTAGAATACAAAGTGATCATTCTTTAA
- a CDS encoding AAA family ATPase, whose amino-acid sequence MNNYQELSKEIINFQKFNFSLLFSNLKYIDIEDEEYLNYSNDILQSSFKGISIIDNKPKDLKIKAKTELFTKSGLISHKKILFLPSNQRHSSQELAVRYDQCVLNNQASEILNIIKIIDPSIEEIRTLSLGEPQIYLRRTNEDFLPISLFGDALNRIIEIVINLIDVKNGILLIDEIENGIHYLNQREFWLNLFKLAQALDVQIFATTHSLEMIKAFADVGLNEYPKEAAYIELARHPKTHQIIGIKRDMETLNYALEYEKGVGLRGE is encoded by the coding sequence TTGAATAACTATCAAGAATTATCAAAAGAAATAATAAATTTTCAAAAGTTCAATTTTTCATTATTATTTTCAAATCTAAAATATATAGATATTGAAGATGAAGAATATTTGAATTATAGTAATGATATTTTGCAATCAAGTTTTAAAGGAATTAGTATTATAGATAATAAACCAAAAGATTTGAAGATTAAAGCAAAAACAGAGCTTTTCACAAAATCTGGTTTAATTTCTCACAAAAAAATCTTATTTTTACCCTCTAACCAAAGACACTCTAGTCAAGAATTAGCGGTTAGATACGATCAATGTGTCTTAAATAATCAAGCTTCAGAAATATTAAACATAATAAAAATTATAGACCCATCCATAGAAGAAATCAGAACCCTGAGTCTAGGAGAACCTCAAATATACTTACGTAGAACTAACGAGGATTTTTTACCGATTTCTCTTTTCGGAGATGCTCTTAACAGAATCATCGAAATTGTGATAAACTTAATTGATGTTAAAAACGGAATCCTTTTAATTGATGAAATAGAAAACGGCATACATTATTTAAATCAACGAGAATTTTGGTTAAATTTATTCAAACTCGCTCAAGCCTTAGACGTTCAAATTTTTGCAACAACCCACAGCTTAGAAATGATTAAAGCTTTTGCCGATGTTGGCTTAAACGAATACCCAAAAGAAGCCGCTTACATAGAATTAGCTAGACATCCCAAAACCCATCAAATTATCGGCATTAAACGGGATATGGAAACCTTAAATTATGCCCTTGAATATGAAAAAGGAGTCGGGTTAAGAGGTGAGTAA
- a CDS encoding DUF3226 domain-containing protein has product MSNILVVESKNDRIFIEAIVNHLNCNNFALNIEIVIDEYEDLDGLSEKKLILKLKNIQARSQKDIINKIGIIIDLDEHQEIDRIQFINTCVEQAFEICQPISKPKDFIQITTNYGENLHLACYFTNVNGQGELETVLKAIKTEDSPHADCLESWQKCIESKGKKSNKKTLINFG; this is encoded by the coding sequence GTGAGTAATATTCTCGTTGTTGAAAGTAAAAATGATCGAATTTTTATAGAAGCTATCGTTAATCATTTAAATTGTAATAATTTCGCTCTAAATATTGAAATAGTTATTGATGAGTATGAAGATTTAGACGGGTTATCAGAAAAAAAATTAATCCTAAAATTAAAAAATATTCAAGCCAGAAGTCAAAAAGATATTATTAACAAAATCGGAATTATTATCGACCTAGATGAACATCAAGAAATAGATAGAATCCAATTTATTAACACCTGTGTTGAACAAGCATTTGAAATTTGTCAGCCAATTTCAAAACCTAAAGATTTTATTCAAATTACCACAAATTACGGCGAAAATCTTCACCTCGCCTGTTATTTTACCAATGTAAACGGACAAGGAGAACTAGAAACCGTTTTAAAAGCGATTAAAACAGAAGATTCCCCTCATGCCGACTGTCTAGAAAGTTGGCAAAAATGTATAGAAAGTAAAGGAAAAAAATCAAACAAAAAGACTTTGATAAATTTTGGGTAA
- a CDS encoding acetolactate synthase large subunit — protein MGELNTAELLIKCLENEGVEYVFGLPGEENLHLLEALKHSPIQFITTRHEQGAAFMADVYGRLTGKAGVCLSTLGPGATNLMTGVADANLDGAPLVAITGQVGTDRMHIESHQYLDLVAMFAPVTKWNKQIVRPSITPEVVRKAFKVAQSEKPGAVHIDLPENIAAMRVQGEPLKIDSQEKTYASYRSLNMAATAISKASNPLILAGNGAIRSNASEALTEFATALNIPVANTFMGKGAIPYTHPLALWTVGLQQRDIITCAFERSDLIIAVGYDLIEYSPKRWNPDGSKQIIHIGISPAEIDSSYIPLVEAVGDISDSLLDILKRADRQGKENRVATGLRAEIRTEYEYYANDEGFPIKPQKLIYDLRQVMGPEDVVISDVGAHKMWMARHYHCDSPNTCLISNGFAAMGIAIPGAIAAKLVYPNKKIVAVTGDGGFMMNCQELETALRVGTPFVTLIFNDNGYGLIEWKQMNQFGESAFIKFTNPDFVKFAESMGLKGYRVESAADLIPILEDALKQDVPAVIDCPVDYGENLRFSQKAGDLSCQIWE, from the coding sequence ATGGGGGAATTAAATACAGCCGAATTACTCATCAAATGTTTAGAAAATGAAGGCGTTGAGTATGTTTTCGGACTGCCGGGGGAAGAAAATTTACATCTTTTAGAGGCTCTTAAACATTCACCCATCCAATTTATCACCACCCGCCACGAACAGGGGGCGGCTTTCATGGCGGACGTTTATGGACGTTTAACCGGGAAAGCGGGTGTCTGTCTTTCGACTTTGGGTCCAGGAGCAACTAATTTAATGACTGGGGTAGCTGATGCTAACCTTGACGGCGCTCCTTTGGTGGCCATAACTGGACAGGTGGGAACAGACCGGATGCACATCGAATCTCACCAATATCTAGACTTAGTGGCCATGTTTGCTCCGGTGACGAAATGGAATAAGCAAATTGTTCGTCCGAGTATTACTCCCGAAGTTGTCCGCAAAGCGTTTAAAGTCGCACAAAGCGAAAAACCGGGCGCAGTTCATATTGATTTACCGGAAAATATCGCCGCCATGAGGGTTCAAGGCGAACCTTTAAAAATCGATAGCCAGGAAAAAACCTATGCTTCCTATCGTAGTCTCAATATGGCAGCAACCGCCATTTCTAAAGCGAGTAATCCTCTAATTCTCGCCGGAAATGGAGCAATTCGGTCTAATGCCAGTGAAGCTTTAACAGAATTTGCCACCGCTTTAAATATTCCTGTGGCGAATACTTTCATGGGAAAAGGCGCTATCCCTTATACTCATCCTCTGGCACTGTGGACTGTAGGATTACAACAACGGGATATTATCACCTGTGCTTTTGAACGGAGTGACTTAATTATCGCTGTGGGATATGATTTGATTGAATATTCTCCTAAGCGCTGGAATCCAGACGGAAGTAAGCAGATTATTCACATCGGCATTAGTCCCGCAGAAATTGATAGTAGTTATATTCCTTTAGTAGAAGCCGTTGGCGATATTTCTGATTCTTTATTAGATATCCTGAAACGAGCCGATCGTCAAGGCAAAGAAAACCGAGTAGCTACGGGTTTACGGGCAGAAATTCGCACCGAATATGAATATTATGCCAATGATGAAGGGTTTCCTATTAAACCTCAAAAACTGATCTATGATTTGCGTCAGGTGATGGGGCCAGAAGATGTTGTTATCTCTGATGTGGGCGCTCATAAAATGTGGATGGCGCGTCATTATCATTGTGATAGTCCTAATACTTGTCTGATTTCTAACGGGTTTGCGGCCATGGGAATTGCTATCCCTGGAGCGATCGCTGCTAAATTAGTATATCCTAATAAGAAAATTGTCGCCGTAACCGGAGATGGCGGTTTTATGATGAACTGTCAAGAATTAGAAACCGCGTTACGGGTAGGAACGCCTTTTGTGACTCTCATTTTTAATGATAATGGGTACGGATTGATTGAATGGAAACAGATGAATCAATTCGGCGAATCTGCGTTTATTAAATTTACTAATCCTGATTTTGTCAAATTTGCAGAAAGTATGGGGTTAAAAGGATATCGAGTAGAGTCGGCGGCTGATCTTATTCCGATTCTAGAAGATGCCTTAAAACAGGATGTTCCGGCTGTCATTGATTGTCCGGTAGATTACGGTGAAAACTTACGTTTTTCTCAAAAAGCTGGCGATTTAAGCTGTCAGATTTGGGAATAA